In Carya illinoinensis cultivar Pawnee chromosome 7, C.illinoinensisPawnee_v1, whole genome shotgun sequence, the following are encoded in one genomic region:
- the LOC122315165 gene encoding uncharacterized protein LOC122315165 yields the protein MLNLFVCGSGTFHREEEAEPWSNSPCSSPRKPRRKNHNKDIKNPYSTRGLDKFSELLADLEEKRNKIYSQVGSQDISLVRFMYSNSNDWVPIVVKSKNNMEDKTQIRDIVKDKHDAPANSSVDSKELIKQPILDSNERPKKKSFFWNMKLDRWRRPSYYLPAVVILILLLLAVFGRSFAILCTSLGWYIVPSLKMSPNTKRSTKKKTYARELSENKMVVSEKTKEYTRSSSGLVEGKSQQQHGHRKSW from the coding sequence atgTTGAATCTTTTCGTTTGTGGCAGTGGCACTTTTCATCGAGAAGAAGAAGCTGAACCATGGAGTAATAGTCCTTGTTCATCACCGAGAAAACCCAGAAGGAAGAACCATAACAAGGACATCAAGAACCCTTATTCCACTCGTGGGCTGGATAAGTTTTCTGAACTTCTAGCTGATCTTGAGGAGAAGAGGAATAAGATTTACTCACAAGTGGGCTCCCAAGACATCTCTCTCGTACGCTTCATGTACTCCAACTCCAATGATTGGGTTCCAATTGTGGTGAAGTCCAAGAACAACATGGAAGACAAAACACAGATCAGGGATATTGTCAAAGATAAGCATGATGCACCGGCTAATAGCTCCGTTGATTCGAAAGAACTGATCAAGCAGCCAATATTGGATTCAAATGAAAGGCCTAAGAAGAAGAGTTTCTTTTGGAACATGAAGTTGGATAGATGGAGAAGGCCATCCTATTATCTACCAGCAGTTGTAATcttgattttgttgttgttggctGTGTTTGGGCGATCTTTTGCCATACTTTGTACCTCTCTTGGGTGGTACATAGTCCCTTCCTTGAAGATGAGCCCCAATACAAAAAGGTCAACAAAGAAGAAAACTTATGCAAGAGAATTGAGCGAGAATAAGATGGTGGTCAGTGAGAAGACGAAAGAGTACACAAGAAGCAGTTCCGGGCTTGTGGAAGGAAAATCACAGCAGCAACACGGCCATCGGAAAAGCTGGTGA
- the LOC122314723 gene encoding A-kinase anchor protein 17A isoform X1, whose amino-acid sequence MSNRPFDSLPPTESLELENGLTLVPRVKLSFTIYPTNPTVTKPVDEWKLKLTLIDFLQTSLSSPVTVPEDDLEIRRVGDLKKRKREDPVAQGSICIRDLRFLNRTTNRSNVDEEGKEEEDVKVLEKKYMDWRKYIVEKMDGMELNLEGVKYRLNVAVPASDDFEAMKKAWEEFYAFGNRGHSRSGRQEPDTIVLRGLPSRWFAEPLVSSKPSMLVTHSIFSRLGTIRNLNVAEDNDLGKEAEEIVNIVSGLSCKIVVQFEKFKDFYNALKVLSGRSLQKQGSRLKADYEVNWDKDRMFQNSRSHTQETSRMSKMAAGNYRSEAPRRQQQISRSSPDDARRKRFKD is encoded by the exons ATGAGCAACCGGCCTTTCGATTCTCTTCCCCCGACGGAAAGCCTAGAATTAGAGAACGGGCTTACGCTCGTGCCGCGCGTGAAGCTCAGCTTCACTATCTACCCCACCAACCCAACCGTGACCAAACCAGTCGATGAGTGGAAGCTAAAGCTTACTCTCATAGACTTCCTCCAGACGTCTCTCTCCTCCCCCGTCACCGTCCCCGAAGATGATCTCGAGATCCGGCGGGTCGGGGACCTCAAGAAACGCAAGCGCGAGGACCCCGTTGCCCAGGGCTCCATTTGCATCCGCGACTTAAGGTTTCTCAATAGGACCACTAACCGGAGCAACGTGgatgaagaaggaaaagaagaagaggatgtGAAGGTCTTGGAGAAGAAGTACATGGATTGGAGAAAGTACATCGTGGAGAAAATGGACGGGATGGAGTTGAATCTTGAAGGTGTTAAGTACAGACTCAACGTCGCCGTTCCAGCGTCTGATGATTTCGAGGCAATGAAGAAAGCTTGGGAGGAGTTTTACGCTTTTGGAAATCGAG GGCATTCTAGGAGCGGGAGGCAAGAGCCTGATACTATTGTATTGAGGGGGCTACCGTCGCGTTGGTTTGCGGAACCACTGGTTTCATCTAAGCCTTCGATGTTGGTTACACACTCCATTTTTTCTAGACTTGGGACTATAAG GAATCTTAATGTTGCTGAGGACAATGATCTAGGTAAGGAAGCAGAGGAAATTGTAAACATAGTCTCAGGTCTTAGTTGTAAGATTGTAGTCCAGTTCGAGAAATTCAAGGACTTCTATAATGCCCTGAAGGTGTTATCTGGCCGCTCATTACAAAAG CAAGGATCTCGATTGAAGGCTGATTATGAGGTTAATTGGGACAAGGATAGAATGTTCCAAAATTCAAGAAGTCACACGCAGGAAACTAGTAGGATGTCAAAAATGGCGGCAGGAAACTACAGAAGTGAAGCTCCTAGACGTCAACAACAAATTTCTCGCTCAAGTCCTGATGATGCACGGCGAAAAAGGTTTAAG GATTAG
- the LOC122314723 gene encoding uncharacterized protein LOC122314723 isoform X3, with protein sequence MSNRPFDSLPPTESLELENGLTLVPRVKLSFTIYPTNPTVTKPVDEWKLKLTLIDFLQTSLSSPVTVPEDDLEIRRVGDLKKRKREDPVAQGSICIRDLRFLNRTTNRSNVDEEGKEEEDVKVLEKKYMDWRKYIVEKMDGMELNLEGVKYRLNVAVPASDDFEAMKKAWEEFYAFGNRGHSRSGRQEPDTIVLRGLPSRWFAEPLVSSKPSMLVTHSIFSRLGTIRNLNVAEDNDLGKEAEEIVNIVSGLSCKIVVQFEKFKDFYNALKVLSGRSLQKLNI encoded by the exons ATGAGCAACCGGCCTTTCGATTCTCTTCCCCCGACGGAAAGCCTAGAATTAGAGAACGGGCTTACGCTCGTGCCGCGCGTGAAGCTCAGCTTCACTATCTACCCCACCAACCCAACCGTGACCAAACCAGTCGATGAGTGGAAGCTAAAGCTTACTCTCATAGACTTCCTCCAGACGTCTCTCTCCTCCCCCGTCACCGTCCCCGAAGATGATCTCGAGATCCGGCGGGTCGGGGACCTCAAGAAACGCAAGCGCGAGGACCCCGTTGCCCAGGGCTCCATTTGCATCCGCGACTTAAGGTTTCTCAATAGGACCACTAACCGGAGCAACGTGgatgaagaaggaaaagaagaagaggatgtGAAGGTCTTGGAGAAGAAGTACATGGATTGGAGAAAGTACATCGTGGAGAAAATGGACGGGATGGAGTTGAATCTTGAAGGTGTTAAGTACAGACTCAACGTCGCCGTTCCAGCGTCTGATGATTTCGAGGCAATGAAGAAAGCTTGGGAGGAGTTTTACGCTTTTGGAAATCGAG GGCATTCTAGGAGCGGGAGGCAAGAGCCTGATACTATTGTATTGAGGGGGCTACCGTCGCGTTGGTTTGCGGAACCACTGGTTTCATCTAAGCCTTCGATGTTGGTTACACACTCCATTTTTTCTAGACTTGGGACTATAAG GAATCTTAATGTTGCTGAGGACAATGATCTAGGTAAGGAAGCAGAGGAAATTGTAAACATAGTCTCAGGTCTTAGTTGTAAGATTGTAGTCCAGTTCGAGAAATTCAAGGACTTCTATAATGCCCTGAAGGTGTTATCTGGCCGCTCATTACAAAAG CTAAACATATAG
- the LOC122314723 gene encoding uncharacterized protein LOC122314723 isoform X2, with protein sequence MSNRPFDSLPPTESLELENGLTLVPRVKLSFTIYPTNPTVTKPVDEWKLKLTLIDFLQTSLSSPVTVPEDDLEIRRVGDLKKRKREDPVAQGSICIRDLRFLNRTTNRSNVDEEGKEEEDVKVLEKKYMDWRKYIVEKMDGMELNLEGVKYRLNVAVPASDDFEAMKKAWEEFYAFGNRGHSRSGRQEPDTIVLRGLPSRWFAEPLVSSKPSMLVTHSIFSRLGTIRNLNVAEDNDLGKEAEEIVNIVSGLSCKIVVQFEKFKDFYNALKVLSGRSLQKVKQYPLWQEIPNCLL encoded by the exons ATGAGCAACCGGCCTTTCGATTCTCTTCCCCCGACGGAAAGCCTAGAATTAGAGAACGGGCTTACGCTCGTGCCGCGCGTGAAGCTCAGCTTCACTATCTACCCCACCAACCCAACCGTGACCAAACCAGTCGATGAGTGGAAGCTAAAGCTTACTCTCATAGACTTCCTCCAGACGTCTCTCTCCTCCCCCGTCACCGTCCCCGAAGATGATCTCGAGATCCGGCGGGTCGGGGACCTCAAGAAACGCAAGCGCGAGGACCCCGTTGCCCAGGGCTCCATTTGCATCCGCGACTTAAGGTTTCTCAATAGGACCACTAACCGGAGCAACGTGgatgaagaaggaaaagaagaagaggatgtGAAGGTCTTGGAGAAGAAGTACATGGATTGGAGAAAGTACATCGTGGAGAAAATGGACGGGATGGAGTTGAATCTTGAAGGTGTTAAGTACAGACTCAACGTCGCCGTTCCAGCGTCTGATGATTTCGAGGCAATGAAGAAAGCTTGGGAGGAGTTTTACGCTTTTGGAAATCGAG GGCATTCTAGGAGCGGGAGGCAAGAGCCTGATACTATTGTATTGAGGGGGCTACCGTCGCGTTGGTTTGCGGAACCACTGGTTTCATCTAAGCCTTCGATGTTGGTTACACACTCCATTTTTTCTAGACTTGGGACTATAAG GAATCTTAATGTTGCTGAGGACAATGATCTAGGTAAGGAAGCAGAGGAAATTGTAAACATAGTCTCAGGTCTTAGTTGTAAGATTGTAGTCCAGTTCGAGAAATTCAAGGACTTCTATAATGCCCTGAAGGTGTTATCTGGCCGCTCATTACAAAAG GTGAAGCAGTATCCGTTGTGGCAAGAGATACCGAATTGTCTGctttga
- the LOC122314725 gene encoding uncharacterized protein LOC122314725 → MGCFACFDGGNKQRRREEERVASEEARAKAAEAAQKRQEQFEKSAAGKAARAQLQGMAKQSANSNKGEPALKWQIG, encoded by the exons atggggtgCTTCGCTTGCTTCGACGGAGGCAACAAGCAAAGGAGAAGGGAAGAAGAAAGGGTGGCCTCTGAAGAAGCTCGCGCTAAAGCAGCCGAAGCCGCCCAGAAAAG GCAAGAGCAATTTGAAAAGTCTGCTGCAGGAAAAGCTGCACGTGCACAGCTACAGGGAATGGCAAAGCAATCTGCAAACTCTAACAAAGGCGAACCTGCTCTAAAG TGGCAGATCGGTTGA
- the LOC122314722 gene encoding protein NPGR1 — protein sequence MLCACSGEQFKLDERPQSPESLATRDFSASGLSSRAGDWDSKFDDAQVDEVESTLKEALSLNYEEARALLGRLEYQRGNHDAALQVFQGIEVKTLTPRMARAIVESTRPRRPRGKGDNATPSVMSMHSVSLLLEAILLKARSLEELGRYIEAAKECKIILDVVESALPTGMPEGIGEDCKLQEMFHKALELLPVLWTRAGFLDEAIIAYRRVLVKPWNLDPQRLAGVQKDLAATLLYGGIEASIPPQLKVRDPTTPKNNTEEAILLLLILMRKVALREIKWDTEIMDHLTYAFSITGQFELLADHVEQVLPGIYNRTERWYFLALCYSAAGQNETALNLLKKVSSCSEAKPKPHIPSILLGAKLCSQDPSHAHHGIEFAQKIIDLADQQKEHFVGQAHKLLGVCYGNAARVSVLDSDRILFQKESLNSLNHASFIWKEDPEVMYSLGLENALQRNLDVAFDNATMYSDLVAGSSGRGWKLLALVLSAEQRFSDAETIVDFALDETGMMDQLELLRLKAVLQIAQKQPKQAIETYRILLALIQAQGEFRTKNLDQAKYLVSNALVERKLEMTAWQDLASIYTELGSWPDAEICVGKAKSIEFHSPGSWHTTGILFEAQSLYKEALVSFSVSLSIEPDHVPSIVSTAEVLMKLGSHSLPIARSFLMNAVRLEPTNHQAWLNLGLLSKMEGSLQQAADYFQAAYELKSSAPIQSFI from the exons ATGTTGTGTGCTTGCTCAGGTGAGCAATTCAAGTTGGACGAGCGGCCGCAGTCGCCAGAGTCGCTAGCGACAAGGGATTTCTCGGCGAGTGGGCTTTCGTCCAGGGCCGGTGACTGGGATTCGAAATTTGACGATGCCCAGGTGGATGAAGTTGAATCCACTCTAAAAGAAGCTCTCTCCTTAAACTATGAG GAAGCTAGGGCTCTTTTGGGGAGGCTCGAGTACCAGAGAGGGAATCATGATGCTGCCCTGCAGGTATTTCAGGGTATTGAGGTAAAAACTTTAACGCCAAGGATGGCTAGGGCTATTGTTGAGAGCACTAGGCCACGGAGACCACGTGGTAAAGGTGATAATGCAACTCCCAGTGTGATGTCGATGCATTCGGTGAGCTTACTCCTTGAAGCAATCTTGCTTAAAGCCAGATCACTGGAGGAACTTGGGCGATATATAG aggctgcaaaggagtgCAAAATAATTCTGGATGTAGTTGAATCGGCACTACCTACTGGAATGCCCGAGGGCATTGGTGAAGACTGCAAGTTGCAAGAGATGTTTCACAAAGCATTGGAGTTGCTCCCCGTCTTGTGGACCAGGGCAGGGTTTCTTGATGAAGCTATCATTGCATATCGCCGGGTTCTAGTCAAGCCATGGAACTTGGACCCCCAGAGGTTGGCTGGTGTTCAAAAGGACTTAGCTGCTACTTTACTCTATGGTGGAATTGAAGCAAGTATTCCCCCCCAGTTGAAAGTACGGGATCCAACCACCCCGAAAAATAATACTGAAGAGGCTATCCTTTTGTTGTTAATTCTCATGAGAAAAGTGGCACTTCGGGAAATAAAATGGGATACAGAAATTATGGACCATCTAACCTATGCATTCTCAATTACCGGCCAGTTTGAATTGTTAGCAGACCATGTGGAGCAGGTCCTTCCAGGTATCTATAACCGAACTGAGAGGTGGTACTTTCTTGCTCTCTGTTATAGTGCTGCAGGACAAAATGAAACAGCTCTGAACCTGTTAAAGAAGGTTTCAAGTTGTTCTGAAGCAAAGCCCAAGCCCCACATTCCTTCTATTTTGCTGGGAGCAAAATTGTGTTCCCAAGATCCAAGCCATGCTCACCACGGGATTGAATTTGCTCAAAAAATTATTGATCTGGCTGATCAGCAGAAGGAGCATTTCGTGGGTCAAGCCCACAAATTGCTTGGTGTTTGCTATGGCAATGCTGCTAGAGTTTCTGTCTTGGACTCTGATCGAATTCTATTTCAGAAAGAGTCTTTGAACTCTCTAAACCATGCTAGTTTTATTTGGAAGGAGGATCCAGAAGTAATGTATAGCCTTGGGCTAGAAAATGCACTGCAGAGGAATCTGGATGTAGCTTTTGACAACGCAACGATGTATTCTGATTTGGTGGCAGGCAGCTCAGGAAGAGGTTGGAAGCTTTTAGCTCTTGTGCTTTCTGCAGAGCAACGATTCTCTGATGCTGAAACCATAGTCGATTTTGCTCTGGATGAGACTGGGATGATGGATCAGTTAGAACTTCTTAGATTGAAAGCTGTGCTTCAGATTGCTCAAAAACAGCCCAAGCAAGCAATAGAAACCTACAGAATCTTGCTAGCTCTGATTCAAGCACAAGGGGAGTTTAGAACTAAGAACTTAGATCAAGCAAAGTACCTGGTTTCCAAC GCATTAGTGGAAAGAAAATTGGAGATGACAGCCTGGCAGGACTTGGCTTCCATTTATACTGAGCTTGGTTCATGGCCTGATGCAGAAATTTGTGTGggcaaagccaagtcaattgaATTTCATTCTCCTGGGAGCTGGCATACAACAG GCATACTGTTTGAAGCACAATCACTGTACAAGGAAGCATTAGTTTCCTTCTCTGTTTCCTTATCAATAGAACCGGATCATGTTCCAAGTATTGTTTCTACTGCAGAAGTGCTGATGAAACTCGGTAGCCACTCGCTGCCAATTGCAAGAAGTTTTTTAATGAATGCCGTACGGTTGGAACCCACAAACCATCAAGCATGGTTGAACCTTGGATTGCTTTCGAAAATGGAAGGCTCCTTGCAACAAGCAGCAGACTATTTTCAAGCAGCATATGAGCTTAAGTCGTCAGCTCCTATCCAAAGCTTCATTTGA